One Cucumis sativus cultivar 9930 chromosome 1, Cucumber_9930_V3, whole genome shotgun sequence DNA segment encodes these proteins:
- the LOC101214455 gene encoding probable RNA-dependent RNA polymerase 5 isoform X2, whose protein sequence is MRLHCRILLMNIRNSVRGRIKGTVFQNGFYRYADLLLRRRNLHCSASAFAMADHFLEVSLPPSVEQFLLHICKLHDQPLPDTEVLRALASVGEVAALDALHKISCSTLQSPSTCSVSLHQSPSTFSVCSGQGLGTAENASLQPPTPEKSGSFSSSVLDRARISQFVALGELEFRKAFLLLSYIGGESLERVTTADQIQSLSQLTMEKFEDEVWKIFGKKYVTNEERRVYVDWDRRKTHIYHCHVALDGSCRFKGPFLNNTKTHLQRVLGDDNVLMVKFAEDKSDTPLSNHSGGSFYAYSKIARDGILLGLRRYHFFVFKDGGKEEKKKNPTTSAVKCYFVRMESDAYIDKIEPYKLSNRTVFEARSLFMHAHMVSSIASYMARFSLILSKTINLKIDLSTVNVQRIGDIPCKDIYGNVIYRDGKPLIHTDGTGFISEDLALECPMNVFKGQAKHDADLKAIWQRIPAFEGFQNKTLQLTLPGLELREPPLLIQFRLFYNGLAVKGTFLLNKQLPPRTIQIRDSMIKVEIDPDLENFETENSLELVGTSNPPKRTFLSRNLIALLNYGGVPREYFMNILVDALKDVQGVFSSKRAALRVSINNGEMDDFLVARMILAGIPLDESYLQYRLSVLLKEEKKSLKSGRLHVPECYYLMGTVDPTFTLESGEVCVILENGQINGKVLVYRNPGLHFGDIHVLTAKYVEKLVPVVGNAKYAIFFSSKGPRSVADEIAGGDFDGDMYWVSRNSQLLEYFRPCEPWRPSPSTEVVTNKKPKEFSADELENELFKLFLSTRFQPSYAKSVAADNWLALMDQFLMLGEERKEERNCIRAKILQLINIYYDALDAPKKGGKKIEVPKHLKAGTLPHFMERGKNSYVSTSILGQIFDTANMYQEEVPNIEVQKLPCFEEELPEYIFMKWKFLYELYRKDMVDAMQLDPDAKNIAAEATIKKYKEILYGAEELEGSPRSNEEVYQEALAIYQVTYDHAMSRSVRNCGFAWKVAGSALFKLYAIKHSERSFHCLPSVMREIFR, encoded by the exons ATGCGTTTGCATTGTCGTATTCTATTGATGAACATACGGAACAGTGTACGCGGGAGGATAAAAGGAACTGTTTTTCAAAATGGGTTTTACAGGTATGCTGATTTGCTCTTGAGGAGAAGAAATTTGCATTGTTCTGCTTCAGCTTTTGCCATGGCTGATCATTTCTTGGAAGTTTCTCTTCCGCCTTCGGTTGAGcagtttcttcttcatatATGTAAGCTACATGATCAGCCACTGCCGGATACTGAAGTGCTACGGGCGTTAGCTTCAGTGGGGGAAGTAGCTGCTCTTGATGCCCTCCATAAGATCTCCTGTAGCACT CTTCAGAGTCCTTCAACTTGCTCTGTTTCTTTGCAtcaaagtccttcaacattctCTGTTTGTAGCGGCCAAG GGCTAGGAACTGCTGAGAATGCAAGCTTACAGCCACCAACTCCAGAAAAGTCTGGAAGCTTTTCATCTTCGGTTTTGGACAGAGCAAGGATTTCGCAATTTGTGGCTTTGGGAGAACTTGAGTTTAGAAAggcatttttattattgagtTACATTGGAGG AGAAAGCCTTGAAAGGGTCACAACAGCAGACCAAATTCAAAGTCTAAGCCAATTAACGATGGAAAAATTTGAGGACGAAGTTTGGaaaatatttggtaaaaaataTGTTACAAATGAAGAACGACGAGTG TATGTTGATTGGGATCGTAGGAAAACACACATTTACCACTGTCATGTTGCTTTGGATGGGAGTTGCAGGTTCAAG GGTCCCTTTTTGAACAATACAAAAACTCATCTGCAAAGGGTTTTAGGTGATGACAATGTTTTGATGGTCAAGTTTGCTGAAGACAAATCTGATACACCATTGTCAAACCATTCTGGTGGTTCCTTTTATGCTTATAGCAAGATTGCTAGAGATGGCATTCTTCTTGGATTGCGTCGATACCATTTTTTTG TTTTCAAAGATGGTGGGaaggaggaaaaaaagaagaatccaACCACATCAGCTGTGAAGTGCTATTTTGTTCGAATGGAGTCAGATGCGTATATTGATAAGATTGAACCttataaattatcaaatagAACAGTTTTTGAAGCAAGGAGTCTTTTCATGCATGCACACATGGTGTCTAGTATAGCAAGCTACATGGCTAG gttTTCACTCATTCTGTCGAAGACCATAAACCTGAAAATTGATTTGTCTACAGTAAATGTTCAAAGAATCGGGGATATACCCTGCAAG GATATCTATGGCAATGTCATATATAGAGATGGAAAACCTCTTATACATACTGACGGAACAGGATTTATATCAGAGGACTTGGCTTTGGAGTGCCCTATGAATGTATTTAAAGGGCAGGCAAAGCATGATGCTGATCTTAAG GCTATATGGCAGAGAATTCCTGCTTTTGAAGGATTTCAGAATAAGACTTTGCAACTAACACTTCCAGGACTTGAATTGCGAGAACCA CCCTTGCTGATTCAGTTCCGACTTTTTTACAATGGCCTTGCTGTTAAGGGAACATTTCTATTGAATAAACAG CTTCCTCCTAGGACAATTCAAATCCGCGATTCTATGATCAAAGTTGAAATAGATCCAgatcttgaaaattttgaaacagaGAATTCACTGGAGTTAGTAGGGACCAG TAATCCCCCGAAGAGGACATTTCTTTCAAGAAATTTAATAGCACTGTTGAACTATGGAGGTGTCCCAAGAGAGTACTTCATGAATATCCTTGTGGATGCTTTAAAAGATGTTCAGGGTGTTTTCTCCAGTAAGCGTGCAGCTTTAAGAG TTTCCATTAACAATGGTGAAATGGATGACTTTCTAGTTGCAAGAATGATTTTAGCTGGCATTCCTCTTGATGaatcatatttgcaatatcgGCTATCTGTGCTATTGAAGGAGGAGAAAAAGAGCTTGAAAAGCGGAAGACTTCACGTGCCtgaatgttattatttaatgGGGACAGTCGATCCCACATTTACACTTGAAAGCGGCGAAGTCTGTGTTATCCT TGAGAATGGACAAATCAACGGGAAGGTTCTTGTTTATCGCAATCCTGGTCTACATTTTGGTGATATCCATGTTTTAACAGCTAAATATGTGGAGAAGTTAGTACCTGTTGTTGGAAATGCGAAATATGCCATATTCTTTTCCAGTAAGGGTCCCCGTTCAGTAGCTGATGAAATAGCAGGTGGTGATTTTGACGGTGATATGTACTGGGTTTCCAGAAATTCACAG TTGTTAGAGTATTTCAGACCATGTGAACCATGGAGGCCAAGTCCTTCAACTGAAGTAGTTACAAATAAAAAGCCGAAAGAATTTTCTGCCGACGAGTTGGAGAACGAGCTATTTAAACTGTTCTTGTCTACTAGGTTTCAGCCAAG TTATGCAAAGAGTGTTGCAGCTGATAACTGGTTGGCATTGATGGATCAGTTCCTAATGTTGGGTGAAGAGcgtaaagaagaaagaaattgtatAAGGGCTAAGATTCTGCAGTtgatcaatatatattatgatgcTTTAGATGCACCTAAAAAAGGCGGGAAGAAG ATTGAAGTTCCAAAACACCTGAAGGCAGGAACTTTACCTCATTTTATGGAAAGGGGAAAAAATTCATATGTTTCAACTTCAATTCTTGGACAAATTTTTGACACCGCTAACATGTATCAAGAAGAAGTGCCAAACATTG AGGTTCAAAAACTTCCTTGCTTTGAAGAGGAACTGCCCGAATATATCTTCATGAAGTGGAAGTTTCTCTATGAGTTGTATAGAAAAGACATGGTGGACGCCATGCAGCTCGATCCCGATGCCAAAAACATAGCTGCTGAAGCCACAATTAAGAAGTACAAGGAG ATATTGTATGGTGCTGAAGAACTCGAGGGGAGCCCGAGGTCGAATGAGGAGGTTTACCAAGAGGCTCTTGCAATTTATCAAGTTACATATGACCATGCCATGAGCCGCAGTGTGCGCAATTGTGGCTTTGCATGGAAAGTTGCAGGTTCGGCTCTCTTCAAGCTTTATGCTATAAAACATTCTGAAAGAAGCTTTCATTGTCTTCCTTCAGTTATGCGTGAGATATTTAGGTAG
- the LOC101214455 gene encoding probable RNA-dependent RNA polymerase 5 isoform X1 yields MRLHCRILLMNIRNSVRGRIKGTVFQNGFYRYADLLLRRRNLHCSASAFAMADHFLEVSLPPSVEQFLLHICKLHDQPLPDTEVLRALASVGEVAALDALHKISCSTVRNLSGFILHLVRKDSCASPQNKMVRVSPHQSPSSSCPVSQLQSPSTCSVSLHQSPSTFSVCSGQGLGTAENASLQPPTPEKSGSFSSSVLDRARISQFVALGELEFRKAFLLLSYIGGESLERVTTADQIQSLSQLTMEKFEDEVWKIFGKKYVTNEERRVYVDWDRRKTHIYHCHVALDGSCRFKGPFLNNTKTHLQRVLGDDNVLMVKFAEDKSDTPLSNHSGGSFYAYSKIARDGILLGLRRYHFFVFKDGGKEEKKKNPTTSAVKCYFVRMESDAYIDKIEPYKLSNRTVFEARSLFMHAHMVSSIASYMARFSLILSKTINLKIDLSTVNVQRIGDIPCKDIYGNVIYRDGKPLIHTDGTGFISEDLALECPMNVFKGQAKHDADLKAIWQRIPAFEGFQNKTLQLTLPGLELREPPLLIQFRLFYNGLAVKGTFLLNKQLPPRTIQIRDSMIKVEIDPDLENFETENSLELVGTSNPPKRTFLSRNLIALLNYGGVPREYFMNILVDALKDVQGVFSSKRAALRVSINNGEMDDFLVARMILAGIPLDESYLQYRLSVLLKEEKKSLKSGRLHVPECYYLMGTVDPTFTLESGEVCVILENGQINGKVLVYRNPGLHFGDIHVLTAKYVEKLVPVVGNAKYAIFFSSKGPRSVADEIAGGDFDGDMYWVSRNSQLLEYFRPCEPWRPSPSTEVVTNKKPKEFSADELENELFKLFLSTRFQPSYAKSVAADNWLALMDQFLMLGEERKEERNCIRAKILQLINIYYDALDAPKKGGKKIEVPKHLKAGTLPHFMERGKNSYVSTSILGQIFDTANMYQEEVPNIEVQKLPCFEEELPEYIFMKWKFLYELYRKDMVDAMQLDPDAKNIAAEATIKKYKEILYGAEELEGSPRSNEEVYQEALAIYQVTYDHAMSRSVRNCGFAWKVAGSALFKLYAIKHSERSFHCLPSVMREIFR; encoded by the exons ATGCGTTTGCATTGTCGTATTCTATTGATGAACATACGGAACAGTGTACGCGGGAGGATAAAAGGAACTGTTTTTCAAAATGGGTTTTACAGGTATGCTGATTTGCTCTTGAGGAGAAGAAATTTGCATTGTTCTGCTTCAGCTTTTGCCATGGCTGATCATTTCTTGGAAGTTTCTCTTCCGCCTTCGGTTGAGcagtttcttcttcatatATGTAAGCTACATGATCAGCCACTGCCGGATACTGAAGTGCTACGGGCGTTAGCTTCAGTGGGGGAAGTAGCTGCTCTTGATGCCCTCCATAAGATCTCCTGTAGCACTGTAAGGAACCTTAGCGGTTTTATTCTGCATTTGGTTCGTAAGGATTCTTGTGCTTCTCCTCAGAACAAGATGGTTCGTGTTTCTCCTCATCAGAGTCCTTCTTCCTCTTGTCCTGTTTCTCAGCTTCAGAGTCCTTCAACTTGCTCTGTTTCTTTGCAtcaaagtccttcaacattctCTGTTTGTAGCGGCCAAG GGCTAGGAACTGCTGAGAATGCAAGCTTACAGCCACCAACTCCAGAAAAGTCTGGAAGCTTTTCATCTTCGGTTTTGGACAGAGCAAGGATTTCGCAATTTGTGGCTTTGGGAGAACTTGAGTTTAGAAAggcatttttattattgagtTACATTGGAGG AGAAAGCCTTGAAAGGGTCACAACAGCAGACCAAATTCAAAGTCTAAGCCAATTAACGATGGAAAAATTTGAGGACGAAGTTTGGaaaatatttggtaaaaaataTGTTACAAATGAAGAACGACGAGTG TATGTTGATTGGGATCGTAGGAAAACACACATTTACCACTGTCATGTTGCTTTGGATGGGAGTTGCAGGTTCAAG GGTCCCTTTTTGAACAATACAAAAACTCATCTGCAAAGGGTTTTAGGTGATGACAATGTTTTGATGGTCAAGTTTGCTGAAGACAAATCTGATACACCATTGTCAAACCATTCTGGTGGTTCCTTTTATGCTTATAGCAAGATTGCTAGAGATGGCATTCTTCTTGGATTGCGTCGATACCATTTTTTTG TTTTCAAAGATGGTGGGaaggaggaaaaaaagaagaatccaACCACATCAGCTGTGAAGTGCTATTTTGTTCGAATGGAGTCAGATGCGTATATTGATAAGATTGAACCttataaattatcaaatagAACAGTTTTTGAAGCAAGGAGTCTTTTCATGCATGCACACATGGTGTCTAGTATAGCAAGCTACATGGCTAG gttTTCACTCATTCTGTCGAAGACCATAAACCTGAAAATTGATTTGTCTACAGTAAATGTTCAAAGAATCGGGGATATACCCTGCAAG GATATCTATGGCAATGTCATATATAGAGATGGAAAACCTCTTATACATACTGACGGAACAGGATTTATATCAGAGGACTTGGCTTTGGAGTGCCCTATGAATGTATTTAAAGGGCAGGCAAAGCATGATGCTGATCTTAAG GCTATATGGCAGAGAATTCCTGCTTTTGAAGGATTTCAGAATAAGACTTTGCAACTAACACTTCCAGGACTTGAATTGCGAGAACCA CCCTTGCTGATTCAGTTCCGACTTTTTTACAATGGCCTTGCTGTTAAGGGAACATTTCTATTGAATAAACAG CTTCCTCCTAGGACAATTCAAATCCGCGATTCTATGATCAAAGTTGAAATAGATCCAgatcttgaaaattttgaaacagaGAATTCACTGGAGTTAGTAGGGACCAG TAATCCCCCGAAGAGGACATTTCTTTCAAGAAATTTAATAGCACTGTTGAACTATGGAGGTGTCCCAAGAGAGTACTTCATGAATATCCTTGTGGATGCTTTAAAAGATGTTCAGGGTGTTTTCTCCAGTAAGCGTGCAGCTTTAAGAG TTTCCATTAACAATGGTGAAATGGATGACTTTCTAGTTGCAAGAATGATTTTAGCTGGCATTCCTCTTGATGaatcatatttgcaatatcgGCTATCTGTGCTATTGAAGGAGGAGAAAAAGAGCTTGAAAAGCGGAAGACTTCACGTGCCtgaatgttattatttaatgGGGACAGTCGATCCCACATTTACACTTGAAAGCGGCGAAGTCTGTGTTATCCT TGAGAATGGACAAATCAACGGGAAGGTTCTTGTTTATCGCAATCCTGGTCTACATTTTGGTGATATCCATGTTTTAACAGCTAAATATGTGGAGAAGTTAGTACCTGTTGTTGGAAATGCGAAATATGCCATATTCTTTTCCAGTAAGGGTCCCCGTTCAGTAGCTGATGAAATAGCAGGTGGTGATTTTGACGGTGATATGTACTGGGTTTCCAGAAATTCACAG TTGTTAGAGTATTTCAGACCATGTGAACCATGGAGGCCAAGTCCTTCAACTGAAGTAGTTACAAATAAAAAGCCGAAAGAATTTTCTGCCGACGAGTTGGAGAACGAGCTATTTAAACTGTTCTTGTCTACTAGGTTTCAGCCAAG TTATGCAAAGAGTGTTGCAGCTGATAACTGGTTGGCATTGATGGATCAGTTCCTAATGTTGGGTGAAGAGcgtaaagaagaaagaaattgtatAAGGGCTAAGATTCTGCAGTtgatcaatatatattatgatgcTTTAGATGCACCTAAAAAAGGCGGGAAGAAG ATTGAAGTTCCAAAACACCTGAAGGCAGGAACTTTACCTCATTTTATGGAAAGGGGAAAAAATTCATATGTTTCAACTTCAATTCTTGGACAAATTTTTGACACCGCTAACATGTATCAAGAAGAAGTGCCAAACATTG AGGTTCAAAAACTTCCTTGCTTTGAAGAGGAACTGCCCGAATATATCTTCATGAAGTGGAAGTTTCTCTATGAGTTGTATAGAAAAGACATGGTGGACGCCATGCAGCTCGATCCCGATGCCAAAAACATAGCTGCTGAAGCCACAATTAAGAAGTACAAGGAG ATATTGTATGGTGCTGAAGAACTCGAGGGGAGCCCGAGGTCGAATGAGGAGGTTTACCAAGAGGCTCTTGCAATTTATCAAGTTACATATGACCATGCCATGAGCCGCAGTGTGCGCAATTGTGGCTTTGCATGGAAAGTTGCAGGTTCGGCTCTCTTCAAGCTTTATGCTATAAAACATTCTGAAAGAAGCTTTCATTGTCTTCCTTCAGTTATGCGTGAGATATTTAGGTAG
- the LOC101214455 gene encoding probable RNA-dependent RNA polymerase 3 isoform X4, with product MRLHCRILLMNIRNSVRGRIKGTVFQNGFYRYADLLLRRRNLHCSASAFAMADHFLEVSLPPSVEQFLLHICKLHDQPLPDTEVLRALASVGEVAALDALHKISCSTVRNLSGFILHLVRKDSCASPQNKMVRVSPHQSPSSSCPVSQLQSPSTCSVSLHQSPSTFSVCSGQGLGTAENASLQPPTPEKSGSFSSSVLDRARISQFVALGELEFRKAFLLLSYIGGESLERVTTADQIQSLSQLTMEKFEDEVWKIFGKKYVTNEERRVYVDWDRRKTHIYHCHVALDGSCRFKGPFLNNTKTHLQRVLGDDNVLMVKFAEDKSDTPLSNHSGGSFYAYSKIARDGILLGLRRYHFFVFKDGGKEEKKKNPTTSAVKCYFVRMESDAYIDKIEPYKLSNRTVFEARSLFMHAHMVSSIASYMARFSLILSKTINLKIDLSTVNVQRIGDIPCKDIYGNVIYRDGKPLIHTDGTGFISEDLALECPMNVFKGQAKHDADLKAIWQRIPAFEGFQNKTLQLTLPGLELREPPLLIQFRLFYNGLAVKGTFLLNKQLPPRTIQIRDSMIKVEIDPDLENFETENSLELVGTSNPPKRTFLSRNLIALLNYGGVPREYFMNILVDALKDVQGVFSSKRAALRVSINNGEMDDFLVARMILAGIPLDESYLQYRLSVLLKEEKKSLKSGRLHVPECYYLMGTVDPTFTLESGEVCVILENGQINGKVLVYRNPGLHFGDIHVLTAKYVEKLVPVVGNAKYAIFFSSKGPRSVADEIAGGDFDGDMYWVSRNSQLLEYFRPCEPWRPSPSTEVVTNKKPKEFSADELENELFKLFLSTRFQPSYAKSVAADNWLALMDQFLMLGEERKEERNCIRAKILQLINIYYDALDAPKKGGKKIS from the exons ATGCGTTTGCATTGTCGTATTCTATTGATGAACATACGGAACAGTGTACGCGGGAGGATAAAAGGAACTGTTTTTCAAAATGGGTTTTACAGGTATGCTGATTTGCTCTTGAGGAGAAGAAATTTGCATTGTTCTGCTTCAGCTTTTGCCATGGCTGATCATTTCTTGGAAGTTTCTCTTCCGCCTTCGGTTGAGcagtttcttcttcatatATGTAAGCTACATGATCAGCCACTGCCGGATACTGAAGTGCTACGGGCGTTAGCTTCAGTGGGGGAAGTAGCTGCTCTTGATGCCCTCCATAAGATCTCCTGTAGCACTGTAAGGAACCTTAGCGGTTTTATTCTGCATTTGGTTCGTAAGGATTCTTGTGCTTCTCCTCAGAACAAGATGGTTCGTGTTTCTCCTCATCAGAGTCCTTCTTCCTCTTGTCCTGTTTCTCAGCTTCAGAGTCCTTCAACTTGCTCTGTTTCTTTGCAtcaaagtccttcaacattctCTGTTTGTAGCGGCCAAG GGCTAGGAACTGCTGAGAATGCAAGCTTACAGCCACCAACTCCAGAAAAGTCTGGAAGCTTTTCATCTTCGGTTTTGGACAGAGCAAGGATTTCGCAATTTGTGGCTTTGGGAGAACTTGAGTTTAGAAAggcatttttattattgagtTACATTGGAGG AGAAAGCCTTGAAAGGGTCACAACAGCAGACCAAATTCAAAGTCTAAGCCAATTAACGATGGAAAAATTTGAGGACGAAGTTTGGaaaatatttggtaaaaaataTGTTACAAATGAAGAACGACGAGTG TATGTTGATTGGGATCGTAGGAAAACACACATTTACCACTGTCATGTTGCTTTGGATGGGAGTTGCAGGTTCAAG GGTCCCTTTTTGAACAATACAAAAACTCATCTGCAAAGGGTTTTAGGTGATGACAATGTTTTGATGGTCAAGTTTGCTGAAGACAAATCTGATACACCATTGTCAAACCATTCTGGTGGTTCCTTTTATGCTTATAGCAAGATTGCTAGAGATGGCATTCTTCTTGGATTGCGTCGATACCATTTTTTTG TTTTCAAAGATGGTGGGaaggaggaaaaaaagaagaatccaACCACATCAGCTGTGAAGTGCTATTTTGTTCGAATGGAGTCAGATGCGTATATTGATAAGATTGAACCttataaattatcaaatagAACAGTTTTTGAAGCAAGGAGTCTTTTCATGCATGCACACATGGTGTCTAGTATAGCAAGCTACATGGCTAG gttTTCACTCATTCTGTCGAAGACCATAAACCTGAAAATTGATTTGTCTACAGTAAATGTTCAAAGAATCGGGGATATACCCTGCAAG GATATCTATGGCAATGTCATATATAGAGATGGAAAACCTCTTATACATACTGACGGAACAGGATTTATATCAGAGGACTTGGCTTTGGAGTGCCCTATGAATGTATTTAAAGGGCAGGCAAAGCATGATGCTGATCTTAAG GCTATATGGCAGAGAATTCCTGCTTTTGAAGGATTTCAGAATAAGACTTTGCAACTAACACTTCCAGGACTTGAATTGCGAGAACCA CCCTTGCTGATTCAGTTCCGACTTTTTTACAATGGCCTTGCTGTTAAGGGAACATTTCTATTGAATAAACAG CTTCCTCCTAGGACAATTCAAATCCGCGATTCTATGATCAAAGTTGAAATAGATCCAgatcttgaaaattttgaaacagaGAATTCACTGGAGTTAGTAGGGACCAG TAATCCCCCGAAGAGGACATTTCTTTCAAGAAATTTAATAGCACTGTTGAACTATGGAGGTGTCCCAAGAGAGTACTTCATGAATATCCTTGTGGATGCTTTAAAAGATGTTCAGGGTGTTTTCTCCAGTAAGCGTGCAGCTTTAAGAG TTTCCATTAACAATGGTGAAATGGATGACTTTCTAGTTGCAAGAATGATTTTAGCTGGCATTCCTCTTGATGaatcatatttgcaatatcgGCTATCTGTGCTATTGAAGGAGGAGAAAAAGAGCTTGAAAAGCGGAAGACTTCACGTGCCtgaatgttattatttaatgGGGACAGTCGATCCCACATTTACACTTGAAAGCGGCGAAGTCTGTGTTATCCT TGAGAATGGACAAATCAACGGGAAGGTTCTTGTTTATCGCAATCCTGGTCTACATTTTGGTGATATCCATGTTTTAACAGCTAAATATGTGGAGAAGTTAGTACCTGTTGTTGGAAATGCGAAATATGCCATATTCTTTTCCAGTAAGGGTCCCCGTTCAGTAGCTGATGAAATAGCAGGTGGTGATTTTGACGGTGATATGTACTGGGTTTCCAGAAATTCACAG TTGTTAGAGTATTTCAGACCATGTGAACCATGGAGGCCAAGTCCTTCAACTGAAGTAGTTACAAATAAAAAGCCGAAAGAATTTTCTGCCGACGAGTTGGAGAACGAGCTATTTAAACTGTTCTTGTCTACTAGGTTTCAGCCAAG TTATGCAAAGAGTGTTGCAGCTGATAACTGGTTGGCATTGATGGATCAGTTCCTAATGTTGGGTGAAGAGcgtaaagaagaaagaaattgtatAAGGGCTAAGATTCTGCAGTtgatcaatatatattatgatgcTTTAGATGCACCTAAAAAAGGCGGGAAGAAG ATTTCCTAG